The stretch of DNA GCTGCGTTTTGTTTTGTGTTGCCTAAACAAGTCTTGAACAATCGACCACGACACAAATAAACCAACAATCATATACCCCAAACAAAATATAACAATGCAACAACAGCACCCTATCTAAAAACCACTTTGCATTCATTAATAAACATGAATAAAATATTCATGACTTATTATAACGTCTATGTCATTAACGGAAATAAACATACCTCTTCTAAACCATTTCAAATGCCAAGTGCTGTCTCAATATTTTAGAGTGAGCAAAGTATGTGAGATGGTACTGGCTCATTCCTTCATAAGCGTAAGACGGTGATACTCAATAGCTTCACCATTATACCCTTCACAATCCTCAATGCGAAAGGGGCTTAAGTCCTTAAGAAATGTTTTTAAAAGACAGCCCGTGAATTGGCAACTGGGTGGCGGCGTCCTGTTTGACATACAAGATATCATCGCTCTCTAACGCCAGATATATGATAGTTAAGATATTGCTCTTTTTTGCATTTGTTTTTTCATTCTCAAAAGTATACTTTTGTTGTTTTAATGACCAACAACAATAAAAAATCATCACTCTTGTATCGTTTGTATGCTGCAATTATCTTATACAATAAAGTTGTATAACCTGCACATTTATGATGATTATCCTATTGATCATTGCCCTTATGACAGAAATTTTACCAATTTACCGACAAAAACACCCTTCAAGATGATCATTGACAATCCCTACAGACTGCATAAAAGCATAACAAATCGTGGGACCAACAAACGTCCAGCCGCGTTTCTTTAAATCTTGAGAGAGACGCAGAGAAGCTGGAGTTATAGGATTTGCCAGCAATGTTTGAAAATCTATCTTTTCATAACGCTCCGATTGTGGTGGCTGAAAAGACCAAAAATAGTGAGACAAGCTCCCCCACTCTGTTATAATTTCCTGTGCTCTCAATGCATTATTAAGCACTGATCGAATTTTCCCCTGATGACGAACAATACCTTTATTCTGCATCAACATTTGCACTTTCACTTCATCATAATGACTAATTTTTTTAAAGTCAAAATCATCAAATGCAACGCGAAAAGAAGAGCATTTTTTTAAAATTGTAAACCAAGAAAGCCCCGCTTGAAAACCTTCAAGACAAATTTTTTCAAACAAAGGGATATCCTCAAAAACAGGTTTTCCCCATTCGTTATCATGATAAGCACAATAAAGTGGATCGGTTCCTGCCCATGCACAACGAACTTTTCCATCCACTCCCTTAAGAAGACCTTCGGCAAGCATAATCTTCACCGTATTAAAACAGAGTTCCTTGATCATCGCTTGGTGACTTTATCTTCTTGTGTTTTGAACGTGCCGCAGAAAAAGGTTCTTGTGTTGCAACATGGATATCGCCATCAAAAAAACGTAAATTTATTTGTCCACTTTCAGGAAACTGCGCCAACCGTTTAATAGGTTTATGGTTTTGCCCCAACACCAAAACAAAACCGCGCTCTAAAATATTCTGATAAGAAGTGCTTTTTAAAAGCCTACATGCCAACTCTAACGCCGAACGTTTTTTTTCTACACTGCGCATAAAAGCACGATAAAGGCGTGCCGTATATTCCTTTGTATGGCGTTGTGCTTTTTCACTCTTTAACAAACGGGGCGAAAGACGGAGATGAAGAGCATGAAAAGAAAAACGTTTTTTATCGTAACTCACACAAAGAGCACGCTGTAATCGACTTGAAATTTCATCAAAACCACGCCGTGGTAGAGAAAAAAGTTGATCAGCAGAGGGAAGACCGCGTCTGGCTGCACACAACTTTTGTTGATGAAAATCAAAAGAACGCGCAAGTCCTTTACGCAAACGTGCCCCAAGTGACGCGACACACACTTCAAGATCAAGCTTGACGGGAACAGCCTTTTCTGCGGCTCCTGTAGGGGTTGGAGCGCGCCAATCAGCAACATAATCAATCAAAGTCCAATCTGTTTCATGCCCAACAGCAGAAATAATGGGCAGATCAGAAGCATAAACAGCACGAACGACAGCTTCATCATTAAACCCCCACAAGTCTTCTAAACTTCCCCCTCCCCGTGCCACAATAATGAGATCAGGTTTTGGAATGTGCCCTTCTGAAGCAAGAGCATTAAAGCCTTCAACAGCAGCAGCCACTTCGCTCCCGCTTGTTTCCCCTTGAACACGGACAGGCCAAACCAAAACATGCAACGGAAAACGATCAGATATACGATGAATAATATCGCGAATAACAGCCCCCGTTGGGGATGTTACAACACCTATAATTCGAGGCATATAAGGCAAAGGTTTTTTCTTTGCTTCATCAAATAAGCCTTCTTCTGCAAATTTTTTCTTACGATTTTCAAGCAGTGTCATCAAAGCACCAACCCCTGTTGGTTCAAGAGCCTCAATGACAATTTGATATTTTGATGACCCTGGATAAGTCGTAAGCTTACCAACAGCAACCACTTCCATCCCTTCTTCAGGAGGAAATTTGAGCTTTTCCATCACGCCACGCCAAATAACAGCTTCCAACCGCGCCTTATCATCTTTTAAAGCAAAATAAGCATGTCCCGAAGCATGCGCTCCACGGTAACCAGAGATCTCTCCACGCACCCGTACATAGCCAAACTTTTCCTCAACAACACGCTTTAAAGCGCCTGCTATTTCGGAAACAGTAAATTCCGCAACATTCGTTCCACTTGTCTTTTCACTCAATAAATTGACCATTTTTCAATTCACGAAAGTTGAAATATTCAGTCTTAACATTCACACATCTTTAATGAGAATAACAGATCTCTTTAAAAGAGAATATTTTAAAAGTACATTCTCTCTATAAGATATCCAGATATTATCCATGATATCCACTATCCATAACATCACTATCCATAACATCGAAGCATTCCCCATATGCTTCAACCTATTGCAAAATCTTTAAATCCTTTGCAATACGTTGAAGATATCATGATTGCGGGCTTTTTGTATTTTACAAGTAAAAAATTATTTTTCAATTTCACCATAAAAAACATGGGGAGCGCTATTCCAAACCCATTTTTTGACATCCGGTGTCATTGCTATCACATTATATTTTTGAAAGATAAACGCATAAGGTCCCTTTTGCATCAATTCACGTTGTAAATCAGCATAGAGTTGTGCCCGTTTTTCTGAATCTTTTTGAAATAACGCCTCTTCAACTTTTTGATTCATCTCTGTATCAAAATACCCATGCTGCCAACTAGGATAGGCTGTATTTTTTGCCTCAAACCGATTATCCGGATTATAAATAAGACGTGAAGCCATGGTATGGGGATCCGTAGATCCACTATTCCACCCAATAAAAGTTGTGTCAAAAGCTCGTGCATCCACCTTTGAAAATAACTGTGTACCCGCCACACGTTCAATTTTAAGACGCACCCCTGCATGAGCAGCATTATCTTGAAGGGACTGAGCAAGAGCTAAAGTAGAAGGGGAATTTGCAACAAGAAAACTCGCCTCAAAGCCATTCGGATAACCAGCCTCTGCTAAAAGTTGCTTGGCTTTTTGAATATCGAGCTTAAAGGGCTGCCCTGCGTTTTCATCTAAAGCTCCAAAGTTGCCAAGAGGAATAAAACTTGCCCGTGGAACACCAACATCTTTGAGAAGCTTCTTGCCAAAACCTTCATAGTCTATGAGATAGCGCATCGCCAAGCGTACTTTTTCCTTAGCAAAAATGGGATTTGTCATGTTGAATCCCCAATACATCATACTTGGCACCAACACCTTTTCAACTTTAACATCTGTTGTTTTTTGCAAATCTGCAAGATCTTCAGAGGTCAAATTACGAGCCACATCAATATCGTGCTTTTGCAACAACAAACGTTGTGTTCCAGGCTCTGCAACATGGCGAATGAGAATCTGCTTTAGTTTCGGGGCTTCTCCCCAATAATGGGCGCTTGCACGCAACAAAAGAGCCTCTCCAGGGCGCCAGCTTTTCAACTGATAAGGACCAACACAAGCAGCATGCGCTTTTAAATACTGATTTCCCAGATCGCCATTTTTTTCATGCTTCATAATTGTCTTACGATCAAGCAAAGCAGTGACATGATTTGCAACAATATTATTAAGAAGAAGTTCTGCTGGATAAGGCTTATCGAATTTCATCACCACCGTTTTTTCATCAACAGCTTGCAAAGCATCATCAACATTTTGCTCTGTAATTCCATATTCATTAAACGTTGTCGCATCGGCCATTTTTAATTTGATAACCCGCTTCATCCCCCAAACAAGATCATGAGCGTTGGCCGGTCTGCCATCATTAAACTCCAAACCATCACGCAAATGAAAGGTAATTACCGTACTGTGATCATCTCCAGAAACATCCCAATGTTTTGCTAATGCTGGAACTATTTTTGTTGGATTATCTGCTGCTGTACTGACCAAATTATCACAAATATTTTCAATAATTTCACTTGCATAAACATCATTGATTTGCGCAGGATCAAAAGTACTGACAGCATCGAGATTCCAAGCCATAACAAGAGTATCAGCCGGTGTTTTTGCTGAAACCTGTTGTACAACCACTCCAACTGCCATAAGAGCAGAAACAAGAGAGCTGCTCCTTTTTAATATTTTTCTTTTCAAATTCATAGATTTCTCCCTCTCAAGTTTATTATGTAAATTTCCCATGCAGAAAAAATGTGCAAAATCATGAAACCAAGCCAACCACAGGCTTTGAAAGACAAAGTTTTTAAATCTTCAAGGACAGCATCATTTGCCACCCATTTCTTCTACCCCCACCTATAGGCTCTCCCCAAACATACAAAACAAAATAATCTGATAGACAATGAACAATCACCAATAACAAAAGCCGCTTCATGATATCTTCATGCCTTTGACTGAAAACTACAGAAAAAGTTTCGTCTTTGTTTTGTTGAACAAGTTTGCCTCTTCTTTTTTCTGACATTTTTTCTCTTCTAGCGTTTTTTAATGTCATCATCACTCTCCCCTATCGGTTTAAGGACATTAATAATAAAAAGCCTTCATAAGAATTTGATGTTTCGATAAAGTAGAAAAATTCATCAACGTGCCAAGTACAACAACCTTTATCCCTTCTTCAAAGAAAGGACTTTAATTTTTTCATCACTCTGTGAAACAGCACCCTCCCATCGCACCTTATCATCTTTCAAGGCAAAAGGAAACATGGGCATAAGTCCCCTAAAAACCTGATATTCCTCATGTCCCCCATAACAAAACTTTTCTTGCATAGAGCAAAATCTTTTCTGCTTTAGCAAGGCTCAATGATGCAACAGTTATTGCACTGATTTTTTTAGACAATAAATTTGATCTCCTTTCCATTCAGCGAAGTTGAAATATTCAATCTTAACATCCATACAGCCCCATCTTTAATGAGATTGCAAAAACTCTTTAAACAGAATGTCTTAAAAAAGCATTCAACAACATATCCCCCTTTTATTCACGATCTTCGACGTATTGCAAAGCTTGAAAACTTATACAAAACGTCGAAGATATCATGAGGATACTCTTTATCTATTTGACAACATTGAAGACACACTTATTTTTCAATTGCATGATAAAAAATACGTGGTGCACTATTCCAAACCCATTTTTTGACATCAGATGTCATCGCTATCGTATGATACGTCTGATAAATAAAAGCATAAGGTCCTTTTTGCATAAATTCACGCTGCAAATCAGCATACATTTGCGCTCGTTTTTGTGGATCTTTTTCAAATAACGCATCCTGAACCTTTTGATTCATAGTTTCATCAAAATACCCATGACACCAACTCGCATAGCCTGTATTTTTTTTCTCAAACCGATTATCAGGATTGTAAATAAGGCGTGAAGCCATTGTATGGGGATCAGCAGAGTCATTATTCCATCCGAAAAAAATCGTATCAAAGGCACGTGCAGACAATTTTGAAAACAACTGCGTACCCACAAAACGTTCAATTTTAAAACGTACTCCAATCTTTTTTGCATTATCTTGGAGAGACTGAGCGATAGGCAAAGCAAAAGGATAAGGAGATGCTCCTGCAAAAATCCTAGCCTCAAAACCGTCCGGATAACCGGCTTCCGTTAAAAGCTGTTTTGCTTTTTGAAGATCAAGTTTAAAAGGTTGTCCTTCTTTCTCATCCAAAGCTCCAAGATTCCCAAGAGGAATAAAGCTTGCCCGTGGAACACCAACATCTTTGAGAAGATTCTTACCGAGTCCTTCATAGTCAATAAGATAGCGCATCGCTAAACGCACTTTTTCATTGGCAAAAATTGGATTTGTCACATTGAACCCCCATATGATCACGGATGGCTCTAACACTCTTTCAACTTTAATATCCGTTGTTGCTTGGAGATCTGCCAAATCCTC from Bartonella tribocorum CIP 105476 encodes:
- a CDS encoding DNA-3-methyladenine glycosylase I, which produces MIKELCFNTVKIMLAEGLLKGVDGKVRCAWAGTDPLYCAYHDNEWGKPVFEDIPLFEKICLEGFQAGLSWFTILKKCSSFRVAFDDFDFKKISHYDEVKVQMLMQNKGIVRHQGKIRSVLNNALRAQEIITEWGSLSHYFWSFQPPQSERYEKIDFQTLLANPITPASLRLSQDLKKRGWTFVGPTICYAFMQSVGIVNDHLEGCFCR
- the xseA gene encoding exodeoxyribonuclease VII large subunit is translated as MVNLLSEKTSGTNVAEFTVSEIAGALKRVVEEKFGYVRVRGEISGYRGAHASGHAYFALKDDKARLEAVIWRGVMEKLKFPPEEGMEVVAVGKLTTYPGSSKYQIVIEALEPTGVGALMTLLENRKKKFAEEGLFDEAKKKPLPYMPRIIGVVTSPTGAVIRDIIHRISDRFPLHVLVWPVRVQGETSGSEVAAAVEGFNALASEGHIPKPDLIIVARGGGSLEDLWGFNDEAVVRAVYASDLPIISAVGHETDWTLIDYVADWRAPTPTGAAEKAVPVKLDLEVCVASLGARLRKGLARSFDFHQQKLCAARRGLPSADQLFSLPRRGFDEISSRLQRALCVSYDKKRFSFHALHLRLSPRLLKSEKAQRHTKEYTARLYRAFMRSVEKKRSALELACRLLKSTSYQNILERGFVLVLGQNHKPIKRLAQFPESGQINLRFFDGDIHVATQEPFSAARSKHKKIKSPSDDQGTLF
- a CDS encoding ABC transporter substrate-binding protein; protein product: MNLKRKILKRSSSLVSALMAVGVVVQQVSAKTPADTLVMAWNLDAVSTFDPAQINDVYASEIIENICDNLVSTAADNPTKIVPALAKHWDVSGDDHSTVITFHLRDGLEFNDGRPANAHDLVWGMKRVIKLKMADATTFNEYGITEQNVDDALQAVDEKTVVMKFDKPYPAELLLNNIVANHVTALLDRKTIMKHEKNGDLGNQYLKAHAACVGPYQLKSWRPGEALLLRASAHYWGEAPKLKQILIRHVAEPGTQRLLLQKHDIDVARNLTSEDLADLQKTTDVKVEKVLVPSMMYWGFNMTNPIFAKEKVRLAMRYLIDYEGFGKKLLKDVGVPRASFIPLGNFGALDENAGQPFKLDIQKAKQLLAEAGYPNGFEASFLVANSPSTLALAQSLQDNAAHAGVRLKIERVAGTQLFSKVDARAFDTTFIGWNSGSTDPHTMASRLIYNPDNRFEAKNTAYPSWQHGYFDTEMNQKVEEALFQKDSEKRAQLYADLQRELMQKGPYAFIFQKYNVIAMTPDVKKWVWNSAPHVFYGEIEK